A part of Caretta caretta isolate rCarCar2 chromosome 1, rCarCar1.hap1, whole genome shotgun sequence genomic DNA contains:
- the GPR162 gene encoding putative G-protein coupled receptor 162: protein MMHRGGGSSMGDLSESTLHNNSLWWLACGLLALLANSWIILSITAKQQKHKPLELLLCFLAGTHILMAAVPLTTYAVVQLRRESSDYDWNESICKVFVSTYYTLALATCFTVASLSYHRMWMVRWPVNYRLSNAKKQALHAVMGIWMVSFILSTLPSIGWHNNGERYYARGCQFIVSKIGLGFGVCFSLLLLGGIVMGLVCVAITFYQTLWAHQRHQRCRHRQTEEASSSFPASAHNTFNVPAIVVEDVRGKRRSSLDGSESAKTSMQMTNLISAIVFLYDTLTGVPILVVSFFSLRYDTAPTWMVLAVLWCSMVQTLLLPSFIWSCERYRADVRTVWEQCVAIMTEEEGDDDGACEDYGDGRICKVRFDANGAAAVKRDPRDVKLLPMSHMLLPHDRVHYLQVPISRRMSHDETNIFSSHRSTPSFLHKWSSSDDIRVATPRKPGGPGFLPPELHDYHHRRRPPENELTTLRQFLEGGLVPRGSSSSVCFFRDEITTFIDETPLPSPACSPRHSRLPLTLRWDRRLSLGGAEEEEEGPDRARRCSLSGSEDWHLQDRQQANERTLEACEAHTFRELNL, encoded by the exons ATGATGCATCGTGGTGGGGGCAGTAGCATGGGTGACCTGTCAGAGTCAACCCTGCACAACAATTCGTTGTGGTGGCTGGCATGCGGGCTGCTAGCCCTGCTGGCCAATTCCTGGATTATCCTGAGCATCACAGCCAAGCAGCAGAAGCATAAacccctggagctgctgctgtgcttCCTAGCTGGGACCCACATCCTCATGGCAGCTGTTCCCCTCACCACTTATGCCGTGGTGCAGCTGCGACGCGAGTCCTCCGATTATGACTGGAACGAGAGCATCTGTAAGGTCTTTGTCTCCACATACTATACCCTCGCCTTGGCCACCTGCTTCACAGTGGCTTCCTTGTCCTATCACCGTATGTGGATGGTGAGGTGGCCAGTAAACTACCGGCTGAGTAATGCCAAGAAGCAGGCTCTGCACGCAGTGATGGGCATCTGGATGGTGTCATTCATCCTCTCCACTCTGCCCTCCATTGGCTGGCACAACAATGGTGAGCGCTATTATGCCCGTGGCTGCCAGTTCATCGTCAGCAAGATTGGGCTGGGATTTGGTGTCTGCTTCAGCCTCCTGCTTCTGGGAGGGATCGTTATGGGCTTGGTGTGTGTGGCTATCACCTTCTACCAGACCCTGTGGGCGCACCAAAGGCACCAAAGATGTCGTCACCGGCAGACAGAGGaagcttcctcctccttccccgccTCAGCACACAACACCTTCAATGTGCCAGCCATCGTTGTAGAGGATGTCAGGGGCAAGAGGAGGTCATCGCTGGATGGCTCAGAGTCAGCCAAGACCTCCATGCAGATGACCAACCTCATCAGCGCCATTGTCTTCCTGTATGACACACTCACCGGGGTGCCCATCTTG gtGGTGAGTTTTTTCAGCCTGCGCTATGATACCGCCCCCACCTGGATGGTGCTGGCAGTGCTCTGGTGCTCCATGGTTCAGACCTTGCTGCTTCCCTCGTTCATCTGGTCCTGCGAGCGCTACCGAGCTGATGTCCGCACTGTGTGGGAGCAGTGCGTGGCCATCATGACAGAGGAAGAGGGGGATGACG ATGGGGCCTGTGAGGATTACGGCGATGGGCGGATCTGCAAGGTGCGATTTGATGCCAATGGCGCTGCGGCTGTGAAACGGGATCCCAGGGACGTCAAGCTGCTGCCAATGAGTCACATGCTGCTGCCCCACGACAGGGTGCACTATCTGCAG GTCCCCATCTCCCGGAGAATGTCCCACGATGAGACTAACATCTTCTCCTCCCACCGCTCCACTCCATCCTTTCTCCACAAGTGGTCATCATCTGATGACATCCGAGTCGCCACTCCCCGCAAGCCTGGTGGCCCTGGCTTCCTTCCTCCTGAACTGCATGACTACCACCACCGCCGGCGGCCCCCTGAAAATGAGCTGACCACTCTCCGGCAGTTTCTTGAGGGGGGGCTGGTCCCCAGAGGATCCAGCTCCAGCGTCTGCTTCTTCAGGGATGAGATCACCACATTCATCGACGAGACACCTCTGCCCTCCCCAGCCTGCAGTCCACGCCACTCCCGCCTCCCACTCACATTGCGCTGGGACCGCCGCCTCTCCCTggggggtgctgaggaggaggaagagggccCTGATCGGGCGCGACGCTGCTCACTGTCTGGCAGTGAAGACTGGCATCTGCAGGACAGACAGCAGGCTAATGAAAGGACCCTTGAAGCCTGTGAGGCACATACCTTCAGGGAGCTCAACCTATGA